Proteins encoded by one window of Chanos chanos chromosome 7, fChaCha1.1, whole genome shotgun sequence:
- the LOC115816193 gene encoding uncharacterized protein LOC115816193 has product MEIELGTTHAHTYGVGFVTPEGNPRWPQSMEFPRAVRRVTRQPSPLRIFTFDSLLFQPDGANAQVQSLPQTNVVVSVEVGNDVTLSCSCQTEMAMHYSWYKHVWGQKPQLISTIYKYDTQAMFYNEFEDNPRFTVQRGVDINHLRISEVQSEDVATYYCGGAHSNVIEFDVGIDLIVKEAKTEGFVVQQNSASQLVKPGANVTLQCTIHPMGESCAGQHHVYWFRQNPEQSYPGIIYTYENSSDQCERSCVYNLPKRNIGLSDAGTYYCAVVTCGKILVGNGTRVDTQDTGMHHSV; this is encoded by the exons ATGGAGATAGAACTGGGAACGACTCACGCGCACACTTACGGCGTTGGCTTTGTCACTCCGGAGGGCAATCCCCGATGGCCGCAGTCCATGGAATTTCCCCGTGCTGTCCGAAGAGTTACTCGTCAACCGTCTCCGCTCCGCATCTTTACATTCGACAGTCTTCTATTCCAACCGG ATGGGGCAAATGCACAAGTACAAAGCTTACCTCAAACGAATGTTGTAGTGTCAGTTGAGGTTGGTAATGACGTGACTCTGAGTTGTTCCTGTCAGACAGAAATGGCCATGCACTATTCATGGTATAAACACGTCTGGGGGCAAAAACCCCAGCTCATATCAACCATCTACAAATACGATACTCAAGCCATGTTTTATAATGAGTTTGAGGATAATCCTCGATTCACTGTGCAGAGAGGTGTAGACATAAATCATCTGAGGATTTCAGAGGTTCAGTCTGAAGATGTAGCTACCTACTACTGCGGTGGTGCTCACTCTAATGTTATTGAATTTGATGTGGGGATAGACCTTATCGTGAAAG AGGCCAAAACCGAAGGCTTTGTGGTTCAACAGAATTCCGCATCTCAGCTTGTGAAGCCTGGAGCCAATGTAACCCTGCAGTGTACCATTCATCCAATGGGAGAGAGCTGTGCAGGACAACACCATGTTTATTGGTTTAGACAAAACCCTGAACAGTCATATCCTGGAATCATTTACACCTATGAAAACTCGAGTGATCAGTGTGAGAGGAGCTGTGTCTACAACCTCCCCAAAAGGAACATCGGCCTCTCAGATGCTGGAACTTATTACTGTGCTGTGGTCACATGTGGGAAGATACTGGTGGGGAATGGAACAAGAGTGGATACTCAAGATACAGGTATGCATCACTCAGTGTAG
- the mettl4 gene encoding methyltransferase-like protein 4, giving the protein MAIVFASSYGWLLDTCSFIDEGFRECVGCRVATHKRYFTCRFKSHFFDISKPHIVDKSQSYNVSSCGLSDKTSPSKSENDTTVVPKARKKRKRKYCDLNQGELDAQAYHERVRSLVLEGHRSLVEAGYKTGYFSDKPSVPGQPLPSLHECRLAALCDMAKELPPVEDDTHDITQVVDGDPLTDAQLDLFSRITENPDDYAREVTLMGEKYFLPPCSRFLLADITRTQPLISNGERFDLIVLDPPWENKSVKRSNRYSFLPSSQLKLLPVPMLSRPGCVVVTWVTNRLRHLRFVKEELYPHWGVKLLAEWLWVKVTKAGDFVFPLDSPHKKPYEVLLIGRYHGNEDINSPAEESEIPDQKLLISIPSILHSHKPSLAAVMKPYVSHDAKCLEMFARSLQPRWTSWGNEVIKFQHVSYFSTENREESPSAPVLSESQKTSEQ; this is encoded by the exons ATGGCTATTGTATTCGCTAGCAGCTATGGTTGGTTGTTAGACACATGCTCTTTCATTGACGAGGGATTTCGAGAATGTGTGGGCTGTAGGGTCGCGACTCATAAAAGGTACTTTACATGCCGTTTCAAAAGTCACTTTTTTGACATTTCGAAGCCACATATTGTGGACAAATCCCAGAGTTATAATGTGAGCAGTTGCGGCCTGTCAGACAAAACTTCTCCTTCCAAAAGCGAAAATGATACTACAGTTGTTCCGAAAGCACGAAAG aaaaggaagagaaaataCTGTGATCTCAATCAAGGAGAACTTGATGCCCAGGCCTACCACGAAAGG gtTCGATCTCTGGTTCTTGAGGGTCATCGATCTCTTGTGGAGGCTGGTTATAAGACCGGCTACTTTTCTGACAAGCCATCGGTGCCTGGTCAGCCCTTGCCCTCTCTTCATGAATGCCGTTTGGCAGCTCTGTGCGACATGGCTAAAGAACTGCCTCCAGTGGAAGATGACACGCATGACATCACGCAGGTGGTTGATGGGGACCCATTGACGGATGCGCAGCTGGACTTGTTCTCCAGGATCACGGAAAACCCTGATGACTACGCCCGTGAGGTCACGCTGATGGGGGAGAAGTATTTCCTGCCCCCATGCAGCCGTTTCTTATTGGCTGATATCACACGCACCCAACCCCTCATCTCAA atggagagagatttGACTTGATAGTCCTGGATCCGCCATGGGAGAACAAGTCTGTGAAGCGTAGTAACAG GTACAGTTTTCTGCCCTCCTCTCAGCTCAAGCTGCTTCCTGTTCCGATGCTGAGCCGCCCCGGATGTGTGGTGGTTACCTGGGTAACAAACCGACTGCGGCACTTGCGTTTCGTCAAAGAGGAGCTCTACCCTCACTGGGGTGTAAAATTACTTGCTGAATGGCTTTGGGTTAAG GTGACAAAGGCAGGTGATTTTGTGTTCCCTCTGGACTCACCACATAAGAAGCCCTATGAAGTCCTGTTAATCGGCAGGTACCATGGTAACGAGGACATTAACAG tCCTGCAGAAGAATCGGAGATTCCAGACCAGAAGCTTCTTATCAGCATCCCATCAATACTGCATTCTCACAAACCATCACTTGcag CTGTGATGAAGCCGTATGTTAGCCACGATGCTAAGTGTCTGGAGATGTTTGCGCGGAGCCTTCAGCCACGGTGGACCAGCTGGGGAAATGAAGTCATCAAGTTTCAACATGTCAGCTACTTttccacagagaacagagaagaatcaCCCAGTGCACCTGTTCTTTCAGAGTCTCAAAAAACAAGCGAGCAAtga